The DNA window TAATTTACATTGATCACTTAATTCAATACGAGTAGTGTTAGCATTTACATTGAGTTTTACTTTAGCTTTATCTAGACTAGTAAAGTTAAAACTGTTGGCTTTTATATTTAGATAAGCTCTTGAAGATCCTGAAGTTTTTAAACTAGCATTATCTAACTCTAGTGATGTTAATGATCTTATTTCTGCATTTTCTCGAGTTTTAATATGAGAAAACCCATTACTGTAATTGACTTTAATTGCCATTTTCTTTTTAGATCTAATCTCTTTGGTCGTTTTGAATGTTAGAATGCTATCAATAACTTCAATCGCTATATATTCATGTAAATTATCGTCCGTTTCAATTTCTACTGAAGGTTTACTATTATAAAATAGTTCGACTTCAAAATCTTCACCAACAATGATTGTATTAAAATTGTCTACGTAGGTCTGTTTAATGGTTACATTTCTATCGCCTTTTACTTTGTCGTCATCTTGATAATAACCAACTAGACTATAGCCTAAGGTAATTAATAGGAATAAAGTAATCTTTTTCATTATAAAATATTGAGTGTTATAACAAATATAAAACAAAAACCATCCCAAACTCAAAACTGAGCTCGAAATGGTTTAAAAAACAAGTTGATTAGTTGGTTGGTTACTTGTTATCGTTTGCTGATACTTCCAGACGGACCATCGTTTTTTTCTACTTTTTCAGGATTGCCATAATATTTGATATCGCCTCCACTGTTAGCACTTGCTGTTAATTCTTTTGAGGTATTTACGGTTATATCTGCTCCACTATTTGCTTGAGCCTTTGTTTTTTGAGCTTTAAGTTTAGCTGCTTTTATATCGCTTCCACTAGAAGCATCTGCTCTAAATATATTTGTTGTTCCAGATAGTTTTATATCACTTCCACTAGACGATTCGCAAATTAGACGCTCTACATCTACTTCAAGTTCAACATCACTTCCGCTAGAGGTATAGATTTCAAGTTCATCAGCAGTTATAATAGAAGTAGAGATGACGTCACTTCCACTAGAAGTTGATATTCTTTCAATATTTTTAAAATTGACCATTACTTTTTTTGAAGAGGCAGAACTTATATTTTCATCTGCATAAATGTTTAAAACACCATTTTCTACTTTAACTACAATAATTTCTTGTAGGTTTTCATCAGCTTGAACTCTAATATTTTCTGAATCACTTTGTGTTAAATAAACGTCTAGTCCTCTACTAACTTCTATAGCATTAAAATTCTCATTTATTGCTCTATCTGTAGAGGTCACATTTCCGTTGCCTTTAACTCCCATATTGAAATCGAAATTACAAGATGTAAGGAGCACAGCTAGTAGTGTTGTTACGATAATTTTTGTTAGTGTTGTCATGATTGATTGTTTTTGATTGTTGATTATTTTATTTAAATTTTTTAGTTTACATGTTATGATCAAAACTTATCACACGTTTAAGGATCCATTTTCCGTTTTCGATAATCCATAAATGAGAAAACTTTGCAGTGCTACCAGGTCTTTTATTTCCGTTGGTTGTTTCATAAAACTTATGAATCCCATTTTGCAAAGCACCATATAGTTCTCCATTCTTTTTTAATAAGAAAACTTCTAAACTTCCTTCAACTAATTCTCTGGTAGATTTCGTTGTATTATTTGGGTTGCAAATGCCTTCATACATGGTTTGAATGAATTTTTCTTTTGAACTGGTAATTCCAGCGATGTCATGATAGAATTCAAAGTCTTCAGCAATTAATTGTTTGAGATATTGAATTTCGCAATTGTTAAAAGCACGTTCAAAAATTAAACTATCATTAGCTTTTAGTGTTTTGTATACTTCGGAATTTGTTGCTACTTGAGCATTTAGGTTGGTTAAAATTCCGAAGATACTTAACAGGATACATATTGATTTATTCATTTGATTTGATTGATGATTCAAATGTTCCAGTTTTAAATTAGTTTTCAAAATTGAAAGATCCGAACTGTTAATTTAGATTCCTGAATTGTTAATTATCTTCTGATGTGATTTCAATACCATCTTCACCAATATTAACTTTTACATTTACAGATTTTGCATCAATACCATCTTCGTCAATTTTTAGTCTAGTGCCTTCTGTTTTGATTTCGATACCATCTTCATCTATTCTAAGTCCAGTTTCATCGTCATCAATATCTACTTTTACTTTAAATTCGTCGTCGATAGGGCAGTCTAAACATTTAACACCATTATTGGTGATTTCTAAATATTGATTTTCCATACCATTATCTAAAATATCATTGTAGTAACTTGAGTTTCTATGATATGAATAGGTGTTTTCTTCAGCATATAGTATTGTGCCTTCTGGCAGATAAAGCGTGACTTCTATTTCTTGATCTCTAAATTTGTTTTCAAAGGCTGTCGTTAAAAATCCATCTAATTCAAGCCTATTATTTTTAATGTCATAGCTGTAATCAATTTCTTGAGATCTTAATTTAGCTTCTTTGTAATTTCTACCTTCAGCTGTTTTTTCAATGTGTATTGACGCTAGAGAATCTTTTGTTGAACGAACAATTAATCTCACATCTGTTGAGTATATCAACTTATTATCATTGTCGTCGTAAACGGGTCTAAATACATTACTATGCCTTCCAAATTGCTTACTATAAAGCGTATTGCCAACAACTGCAAGTGTTAGAGTGTCACTAGCTTTAATATCGAGTTGCTCTTTTGTAGTAACAGTTGCATCGTAAGCATGTTCGCTAGCTTGTCTTACTCCAATAACAATACTTCCTATGATAGCCATAAGCCATAAGCCTAGAAGTGTGAATTTAGCCACATTACCAATAGACTTTAAGTTGTTAATTAGAATTTTTAATCCCAAATAAAACACAAAGAAGAAAGGGACACCAATTGCGAAAAGTGCAATTAATGATATTAACCAAACTGGTGTGTTTGCTGCATTTGCTGCTTCAAAAATGTCAAGTCCTGGAAAATGAATGATATCAATAGCTCCTAAACTCATGCAAAATATTAATAGCGATATTAATGTTGCAGCACCTACGATAATTAAAATGATGCCAATAAATTTTGCAAATACTTTAAAGAAAAACATAATGATGTCACCAATGGTATCAAAAAATGATTTTGATGAGGATTTGATTTTCTGTCCTTGCTTGGGTAAATCTACATTTTTGACTGTATCTGAAACGGATTGAGAGACACTGTCAAAGCCATCTTTAATTTTTTTTTCGATGTTGCTAATGTTAACAGGTGCTCCAGTCATGGTTATTTTTTCTGAAGTTGTTTTTGCTTCAGGGACTAAAACCCATAATAGAATATATAGTAAAACACCAGTACCTGCACCAAAGATTAGTACAATCCAGATGATACGAATCCATATAGGATCAATTCCAAAATAGTGCGCTAATCCAGATGATACACCTCCTACATAGGAATTGTCTGTATCGCGATAGAATTTTTTTGAAGAACTTGAATTTGATCTTGAATTTCTATGGTAAGATGTTTTTGGTTCATCTTCAAAAATTTCATCATCTACCAAATAGTCTTCTGGTTGTCCCATAATAGTGATTACATCATCGACTTCTTTAATTCGAATCACTTGCTTTTCGTTCTGAACACGTTCATTAAATAATTCTGCGATTCGATGTTCAATATCTGATATGATTTCTGATTGACCTTGAGAGTCTGTAAATGAACGTTTTATAGCCTCAAGATAGCGCTGTAATTTTAAGTATGCATCTTCGTCTATGTGAAAGAATATACCTGCTAAATTTATGTTGACTGTCTTATTCATTATTGTTTTGTTTTTTCTCTGGTTACTATATTAACTGCATTTTGTAATTCGTTCCAGGTTATTGTTAATTCTTTTAGAAATAACTGACCTGTTTCTGTAAGACCATAGTACTTTCTTGGAGGTCCAGAAGTGGATTCTTCCCAACGATAATTGAGTAATCCAGCATTTTTAAGCCTTGTTAGTAGTGGGTATATTGTGCCTTCTACAACAAGCAGTTTTGCGTCTTTTAGTGTGCCTAAGATTTCTGCAACATAAGCGTCTTCATCTTTTAAGACCGATAATATGCAATACTCAAGGACACCTTTTCGCATTTGTGCTTTTGTGTTTTCTATTTTCATAAGTGTTTTCTAATATTTTTCAAAAAGTCTTATGCAGTTTGCATATGAGACATTTGATAATTCGACAATAAGTTTAGATGATGCTCGTGTCATATTCTAAAGAGATTTAATTTTAATAAACTGTTCATTTTTTGATTGATGATTGATTATGATTGTTTGATGAAATATTGATTCTATTTTAAAAAATTGATGGTTAATGGATAGTGGTAATCTTCTCCATCTCTTGCTTTTAAACTCGCTATTACGATAAATACTAATTCAAGAATAAATGCTAAAATGGCTAAAGCTCCTAATCCACCACCAATATATAATAGAGGTGAAGGCTCTGTTAAATTGAAATGAACACCATCAAAAGGATCGATATCAATAAAATCGAATGAATTAAAAATGTTAAAAATGAAAAACGGAACGGAGAGCAATCCTATTACAAGAGCATATAGCAAAATGCTAATTTGAAAATTGATGGCTTGTTTTCCATGATTATCTACAAACTCAGATTTTTCTTTGTTTGCCATCCATAATATGATTGGGCCAATAAAGTTTCCAAACGGGATAATAAACCTACTAAAGGTTGATAAATGAATGAATGTTGCAATATTTTTTTGATGATTGTCTTCCATGATTTTAAAACATATAGTATTTTCTTATACAAATATATGTCTAAAAACAAGTACTTTGTTACGCATAGTACTAAAAATTAACATAATTTTAACAAATTGGAATGTGGATTATTTTCAATACTTTAGCTGAAAACTTCCCGAAAACATGAACCTTTCACCAAGAAAATTAAATGCTTTTTTATCTTTTAAACTGCCAGCAGCATTCATTTGTGGTGTTCGTACAAAATCTATATCTGATACAACTTGTGTCGTTTCCGTAAAGCATAGATGGATCAATCAAAATCCGTTTAATTCTATGTTTTGGGCTGTTCAAGGTATGGCAGCTGAACTCACCACAGGAGCTTTAGTCATGTCTAAAGTTCAATCTAATGGAACGAAAATGTCAATGCTAGTTACAAGTAATAATGCAACATATAGCAAAAAAGCAACAGGACGAATCCAATTTACCTGCAATCAAGGTAAGGCTATCGATGATTTAATAATTAAGGCCATTGAAACAGGAGAAGGACAATCGATAGTACTAAACTCAAAAGGTGTTAATCAAGAAGGAGTTCAAGTGTCTGATTTTAATTTTGAATGGTCTATTAAAGTTAGATCGTAAATAGTTTGTAACAAAACCTGAAACAATTCAACATATAAACAAATCAACTTTTAAACAAAGATAGTATGACATCACACGAAATAGATTACAGAATTTACGGAGAAGAAATGCAATTCGTAGAAATAGAATTAGATCCTCAAGAAGGCGTAGTAGCCGAAGCAGGAAGTTTTATGATGATGGATGAAGGCATCAAAATGGAAACCATTTTTGGAGATGGTTCTCAAAAAGACACAGGTTTCTTAGGTAAAATATTAGGCGCAGGAAAACGCATCTTAACAGGTGAGAGTTTATTTATGACAGCCTTTTATAATGACTTAACTGGGAAACGTAATGTATCGTTTGCATCGCCTTATCCTGGAAAAATAATTCCTATCGATTTAACTGAATTTAGAGGAAAGTTCATTTGCCAAAAGGATGCGTTTCTTTGCGCAGCTAAAGGCGTAAGTGTAGGCATTGAGTTTTCGAAAAAATTAGGACGCGGACTTTTTGGAGGCGAAGGTTTTATTATGCAAAAGTTAGAAGGTGATGGTATGGCATTTGTTCATGCTGGAGGAACTATGGCTAAAAAAGTATTGCAAGCTGGAGAAACGATGAAAGTTGACACAGGTTGTCTCGTTGGTTTTACACAAGGTGTCGATTACGACATCGAATTTGTTGGAGGTATTAAGAATACTGTTTTTGGTGGTGAAGGTTTGTTCTTTGCAAAATTACAAGGACCAGGAACAGTTTACATACAATCTTTACCATTTAGTAGATTGGCTGGACGTGTTTTAGCATCTGCTCCAATAAGTGGTGGAAGCAGTAAAGGAGAAGGTAGTATTCTTGGTGGTTTAGGCGATTTATTAGATGGTGATAATAAGTTTTAACCATTTAGAATTTGTAGGACATTTATTAAACGGTTGTGTTTATGACGCAACCTTTTTTAGTTTTTAAGTATCTTTAGTATAGATATTCACTCAAAAACTCTAATTAAATGAAGTCTTTTCTACTCTCGTTCTTATTTCTAATAACCTTTTTAATTGGGAATGCTCAAATTATTGATATTCCTGATGCTAATTTTAAGAATGGATTATTAAACTATGTGCCAGTAATTGATACAAATAGTGATGGTGAAATACAGATTAGTGAAGCCGAACTAATAACTGAATTATATTTTCAAGATATAGAGTATATTAATTCACTTGAAGGTTTAGAAAGTTTTGTAAACCTTATTGATTTTACTATGGGAAATATTAATAATTATTCAACTACTTTAATTATTGAAAATTTACCAAATTTGACTTCAGTTAATTTTTTTAGTTCTGTATCCTCAATAGCATTAATTAATCTTCCTAATTTAAAAGAATTAGCGATGGGAAATACTAACTCTCAGTATTATAGCTTTGAAGAATTAATAAGCAATTGTAATTGTGTAGATTTGGAAGTTCTTATTCTTGATTATAATCACATTACTTCAATAGATGTTAGTAGTTTTGTTAATTTAGAATATTTTGTTTGTTCTCATAATTATGAATTAACTAGTTTAGATGTGAGTCAGAATATTAATTTAACGACACTAGACCTTTCATTATCTGAAGGTTTACAATATTTAAACATTAAAAATGGTTCAGCAGAGAACCTTATTATTGATGAATACCACAGTGCTCTTGAATATATATGTGTCGATGATGATGAAGTAGCTTATGTGCGAAATTTGGTAGAAAATTCAGGTTTAACCAATTGTTTTGTTAATTCTTATTGTACTTTTAATTCAGGTGGAGTTACTTATGCTTTAGAAGGTGGAAGTTTGTTAGATATTGACACTAATGGTTGTGATATAAATGATATTCAGTTTCCAAATATGATGTTCAATATTTCTAACAACACAAATTCTGGTAGCTTTATTGCTAATGCTTCTGGAGATTATTCATTTGCTTTACCAGATGGAGTTCATACTCTAGTACCACAAATAGAAAATCCAGATTATTTTTCAATTTCTCCAACGAGCTTAGTTGTCGACTTTCCAACTGATGCAAGTCCGTACAATCAAGATTTTTGTGTAATTTCAAATGGAACTTTTAATGACTTAGAAGTTGTTATTGTTCCTGTAAGTCAGGTTATTCCTGGATTTGATTCTCATTATAAGATTATTTATAAAAACAAAGGAAACACACTCATATCAGGTTCAGTAGAGTTTGATTATAGTTTGAATGCTGATGTCGTTCAGTTTTTATCAGCAACACCAACTAACGATAGTGAAACCAATAATATTTTATCTTGGAATTTTACAGATTTATCGCCTTTTGAAACTAGAGGAATTGAAGTGTCCTTTAATTTAAACACACCAACAGATCCAGATTTTCCACTAAATAGTGGAGATGACTTAGGTTATGTAGCTAACATATTTCCTTTAATCGATGATGAAACTCCAAGTGATAATGAATTTGAACTAAAACAGATTGTAGTTAATTCGTATGATCCAAATGATATTAGATGTTTAGAAGGCGAAATAATTGCACCAGAAGAGGTTGGTAAATATGTACATTATCTCATTCGTTTTGAGAACTTAGGAACAGCAAATGCAATCAATGTTGTTGTGAATAATAGGATTGATGCTACAAAATTTGATATCAATACCTTGGTTCCTTTAAATGGAAGCCATGATTATTATACCAGAATTAATCCAGATAACGATGTTGAATTTATATTTGAAAATATACAATTACCATTTGATGATGCTAACAACGATGGTTATGTAGTTTATAAAATAAAAACTTTAAGCACATTGGTATTAGGCGATGAATTTGCTAATCAAGCAGAAATTTATTTTGATTTTAATGCACCAGTAATTACAAACGCTTATATAACAGAAGTCGCTGAAGATAATTTGAGCACTTCAGATTTTAGTTTATCAACTATTAAAGTGTATCCAAATCCAGTAGCAGATATCTTAACCATAGAAGCAGAATTTGAAATTAATACTCTACATGTGTATGATATTGAAGGACGAAGAGTCTTAGAAAACTACAAAAGCAATAGTAATCAAATAAGCATGAGCTCTCTTGAAACCGGAATTTACTTTGTAAAGGTGTTTTCAGATTCTAAAATAAAAACCTTAAAAGTTATTAAGAATTAGTAAACCTTGATGTTTAATGGAGTTAAACGTAATTAATTACTTTTAAGCGATTGTTTTTAGTGTTAAATATTTCTTTAAGGATAACAAATAATCATTTTTTTTACTAAATTTAAACTGTAATCAAAAATGAAAGCCTATACAATACATCTACCTAACTAAAACCTAAATTAACTTTACATTATGGCTAGAGCAATGTTCGAGTACACCAAAACTGTACTTGCGAAAGTAAGTTTTGATAGTACATTGTTCTGTAAAGAATTAAAAAAAGCACTAAGTCGTTTGTTACCTTACGAAATAGAAGAGCTTAAGATTTATATAAAATCTTTGATTTTACAGAACCCAGAATTAGATCAATGTTTAATATTATTAAAACAATAGAAAAAAGCGACTTACGAGTCGCTTTTTTCATTTTATTAGTTGTCCTTTATTTTGATAAAGGACTTATGATTTCTACATTATGAAATGCTATTGCTCCTCTTATAATACCTGAAATGACATCGTGTAAAGCATCAATAATCTGCATTTTAAGCTCATTTTTATGATAAATGATACTGACCTCTCTGGCTGGAGTAGGTTCGTTAAAATGATGAAGTTGTTTTGACATCTTTTCATTTAAGTCCATAGTATTTAGATAAGGAAGTAGCGTCATTCCTAATCCTTCATTTGATAATTTTATCAAAGTTTCTATACTGCCACTTTCTAATTGAAATTGGTCATCTTGATGTGTTTTAAACGCTTTACATAAATTGATAACACCATCTCTAAAGCAATGACCATCTTCTAATAGAAGCATATCATTGATGTCTAAATCTGATACATCTATCTTTTTTTTATCCTTTAAACGATGATCATTAGGTATGTAGCCTACAAAAGGTTCGTAATATAAAACGCGTTCTTTAATGCTTTCTAAAACTAAAGGAGTAGCAGCTATTGCAGCATCTAAATGTCCATCATTAATTCTGGTTATGATTTCTTCTGTAGTGAGTTCTTCAATTTTAAGCTTCACCTTAGGATATTTTTTGATGAATGCTTTTAAAAACATAGGCAATAATGTTGGCATTACTGTTGGAATAATACCTAGTCTAAACTCACCACCAATAAATCCTTTTTGTTGGTCTACAATATCTTGAATTCGTTCAGACTCGTCAACAATATTTTTAGCCTGATGTACAATTTTTCTTCCAACATCTGTAAGTTCAATTGGTTTTTTACTTCTATCAAAAATTAAAATATCTAGTTCGTCTTCTAATTTTTGTATTTGTGTGCTTAAAGTCGGTTGTGTGACAAAGCATTTCTCTGCAGCTTTGGTAAAGTTTTTATGTTCAGCAATGGCTAGAACATAGTTCAATTGTGTAATTGTCATGGTGTATTCATTTAGGCTATAAAGATATAAAAACTATTGATTAAAACTATGATTAATAAAACGGATTTCATTTTAAATTTGTATAAACAAAAACAATACTGATATGACGTTAAATAGTATAGGATTAGATACAAAAAAAACGAAATCAATCGCAGGAGATTTAAATCACTTGCTAGCCAATTTTCAAATTTATTATCAAAACTTGAGAGGTATACATTGGAACATAAAGGGTAAACGCTTTTTTGATTTGCATGTTAAATTTGAAGAGTTATATACAGATGCAAATATTAAAGTAGACGAAATTGCAGAACGTATTTTGACATTAGGAGAAACACCTTTGCATACATTTGAAGACTATTCAAAAGCAGCCCAAGTACCAGTTGGTAAGAATATTTCAGAAGATGAAAAAGCAGTTCAATTAATTGTTGCTTCTTTATCTGAACTATTAAAATTTGAGCGTCAGATTTTGGAGATTTCTGGTGACGCAAGTGATGAAGGAACAGCTTCTATGATGAGTGATTTTATAACCGAACAAGAAAAAACAGTTTGGATGATGAAAGCTTGGTTAGGTGAAAGTGTATAATTTTAAAGCATAAAAATAAAAGCCCTTCAGAGTAACTCCTGAAGGGCTTTTTGTATTGAATCAATTTTGTTTTATTAGTTGCAATTACGTTCTAGTTGAATGAATTCATTGCCATTACCAGATTCTAGTAATATAAATTCTTCACTACATTGAGTTACGAACCAATCATATTGAGAAAATATCTCGTAAGGTGAGCTTGGAATATTAAAGGACATAAACAATAAACCTTGTGAAGGATTAGATGTTAGCCACCAATCACCATCAATAGTTTGGTTAGTGCCTTGACTAGTAATTTCTACGATACCACTTTGGAAAAATTGTGCAAGTTCAGCATTCACATTATTGTATAGGCTAGTTGTAAAATACCAATTACATTGTAATAAATAAGCATATAGTTCTTGTTCACTACATTCATTTGGATTATTTACATTACAATCTCGATCAAAAATAATGGATTCGTCACCAGATTCTAAACGTATCATGTCCTCTTCACATGTAATCACAGTCCAATCTAAATTTGATATTACATTATATGGTTCTGGTAAGTCAAGGTACATATAAACTTCTCCATTTTGCTCATTTCTAACAACACTCCAAGTGCCATTAGCAGGTTCTGCTGTGCCTATAAGAGTTACTGTTCCATCAATATTAAAATCATAACCAACAATACTATTCATTAAACTTACATTACCAAACCAAGTACATTCTATTAAGTTTTGAATAATCTCTTGTTCATTACAAATCTCTTGTTGCGTTTCACAATCAACAAAATCTGCATCTGTGAATCCTGCACATTCTGCTTCACAAGCATTTAAAAAGCTTATAATTTCAATATCTCCACTTGGTGTTTCAATTTCAACACAAACAGGGTTTACATTTGTTGGACAAGGACAATCATTAATATTATAACACTCTTCTAATAGAGATATAAATGCTTCTTCGTTTTCTAGAACTATTAGGTTCCCTTCTTCTGTAGTAACTTCAAATGGATATACAAAATCAAAGTAGTATGCGTTATATAATGCGCTATCTAATTCTTCTTGAGAGTTTACTGTAACCGTTTGATTGTCATCAGTGATAATTGTTATTGGGAAATTAAAATCAAAACATTCATTTCCACCAGGACAGTTGTAATCGTCTTCACAGTTTTCAGCAAAATCATTAGGTGTAAATCCATCACATAATGCAAGACATTCATTAGGATAGGTTATAATAAAACTGTTGCCATTTGGATCTAGAACTTCAACACATACAGGATCTGCAACATCATCACAATCACAAGTATCAATTCCATCAAAGTCACAATTTTCTAATACATCAAAGAATTCATTTTCATTATTAATTGTTACAATTTCTATAGCTCCTGTGCTGTCGTTATAGGTTTCAACATTAAAAGGGAATTCAACACCACTAATGTATAAATCATCAGTAGAATTGATAAGAATCGTAATTAGATCATCTAAACTAGAAACACCAACTGTGGTTCCATTGTTATAAGCTAAGTTTAAAGGGTATACAAAATCAAAGCAAAAATCGAATACAATGTTTCCTGAAGGGTTCTCAGATGCAATAACATAGCCTTCGTCATTAAATTGTTCTGCTAGTCTGTTTAAAGATTGTGTAATAGCTTCAGTTTCGTCTATATTTTGTTCATTTACAACAGAATCATTGTTAGAACAAGAGGTGAAAAGACCTGCAATAAGAGCAAAACTTAAAAGAAATAATTTTAAATTTTTCATCATAGTAATTTTAAAGTTAATGTGTTTTTCTAGCGATTAATCATAACTAAGACAACTAGAAAAAAAAATACCCTACTTTTCCTCTAAATTTTTTTTAGTTAGTTTTGAAGCCTCTACTTTCAAATTAGCTAATGCCTAAAGATCAACATAATATTTGTCATTCTAAAACTTTTGAAGCGCTATACAAGGCACATGCAAAAGAGATTAGACGTTTTATTTTTTTTAAAACTCAAGATATTGATAAGGCTGAAGATCTTTTACAAGATACTTTTATAAAACTATGGGATAATTGTAGTAAAGTGAGTTATGAAAAAGCAAAAAGCTATCTGTATACTGTAGCAACTAATGCCTTTTTAAATACGATAAAGCACGAAAAAGTGGTGCGAAAACATAAATCGAGTATTTCTAGTCATCATAATAATGAATCTCCAGAGTTTATTATGTTAGAGAAAGAGTTTATGGACAAACTACAGAGAACTATTGATTCGCTTCCAGAAAAACAGAGAGAAGTATTTTTACTCAATAGAATTGAAAAAAAGAAATATAGAGAGATTGCAGAACAACTAGATATTTCAGTAAAAGCAGTAGAAAAACGAATGCATTCTGCCTTATTAGTTTTGAGAGAACAAATAGGGAATGTTTAAAAATATAAAAATAAAGTAGGGTTTTATTCAACATAGTTGTCATAATAGTAGTTAAGCAATGAAAAATATAGATTTACATAACGCAAACGATACATTTTTAGCTCAATGGTTAGAAGGGAAACTCTCTGATGATGAGCTGAAAGGGTTGGTTTCTGAAGCCGATTACAAGTCGTTTATAAAAATTAGAAAAGGTCTTGAAACCTTTGATGATTTGGAAGGGTCTACAGAAGCTTCGTTTGCTAAAATTCAAGAACAAATTGCTAATAAAAATGGAAAAGTTCGAAACTTAAATAGTAAAGTTTGGCTCATTGGTATTGCTGCTTCTGTTGTGTTGTTTTTTGGATTGTTTTCAATCTTAGGAAATGATATTGTAACTATTGAAACCCATTTTGGTGAACAAAAAACGATTGCTTTATT is part of the Psychroserpens ponticola genome and encodes:
- a CDS encoding DUF7619 domain-containing protein; this encodes MKSFLLSFLFLITFLIGNAQIIDIPDANFKNGLLNYVPVIDTNSDGEIQISEAELITELYFQDIEYINSLEGLESFVNLIDFTMGNINNYSTTLIIENLPNLTSVNFFSSVSSIALINLPNLKELAMGNTNSQYYSFEELISNCNCVDLEVLILDYNHITSIDVSSFVNLEYFVCSHNYELTSLDVSQNINLTTLDLSLSEGLQYLNIKNGSAENLIIDEYHSALEYICVDDDEVAYVRNLVENSGLTNCFVNSYCTFNSGGVTYALEGGSLLDIDTNGCDINDIQFPNMMFNISNNTNSGSFIANASGDYSFALPDGVHTLVPQIENPDYFSISPTSLVVDFPTDASPYNQDFCVISNGTFNDLEVVIVPVSQVIPGFDSHYKIIYKNKGNTLISGSVEFDYSLNADVVQFLSATPTNDSETNNILSWNFTDLSPFETRGIEVSFNLNTPTDPDFPLNSGDDLGYVANIFPLIDDETPSDNEFELKQIVVNSYDPNDIRCLEGEIIAPEEVGKYVHYLIRFENLGTANAINVVVNNRIDATKFDINTLVPLNGSHDYYTRINPDNDVEFIFENIQLPFDDANNDGYVVYKIKTLSTLVLGDEFANQAEIYFDFNAPVITNAYITEVAEDNLSTSDFSLSTIKVYPNPVADILTIEAEFEINTLHVYDIEGRRVLENYKSNSNQISMSSLETGIYFVKVFSDSKIKTLKVIKN
- a CDS encoding LysR substrate-binding domain-containing protein, whose amino-acid sequence is MTITQLNYVLAIAEHKNFTKAAEKCFVTQPTLSTQIQKLEDELDILIFDRSKKPIELTDVGRKIVHQAKNIVDESERIQDIVDQQKGFIGGEFRLGIIPTVMPTLLPMFLKAFIKKYPKVKLKIEELTTEEIITRINDGHLDAAIAATPLVLESIKERVLYYEPFVGYIPNDHRLKDKKKIDVSDLDINDMLLLEDGHCFRDGVINLCKAFKTHQDDQFQLESGSIETLIKLSNEGLGMTLLPYLNTMDLNEKMSKQLHHFNEPTPAREVSIIYHKNELKMQIIDALHDVISGIIRGAIAFHNVEIISPLSK
- a CDS encoding Dps family protein, yielding MTLNSIGLDTKKTKSIAGDLNHLLANFQIYYQNLRGIHWNIKGKRFFDLHVKFEELYTDANIKVDEIAERILTLGETPLHTFEDYSKAAQVPVGKNISEDEKAVQLIVASLSELLKFERQILEISGDASDEGTASMMSDFITEQEKTVWMMKAWLGESV
- a CDS encoding RNA polymerase sigma factor, which gives rise to MPKDQHNICHSKTFEALYKAHAKEIRRFIFFKTQDIDKAEDLLQDTFIKLWDNCSKVSYEKAKSYLYTVATNAFLNTIKHEKVVRKHKSSISSHHNNESPEFIMLEKEFMDKLQRTIDSLPEKQREVFLLNRIEKKKYREIAEQLDISVKAVEKRMHSALLVLREQIGNV